One segment of Pempheris klunzingeri isolate RE-2024b chromosome 20, fPemKlu1.hap1, whole genome shotgun sequence DNA contains the following:
- the g6pc1a.1 gene encoding glucose-6-phosphatase a, catalytic subunit, tandem duplicate 1, with amino-acid sequence MDLLHSWGVELAVHLQTRYSRYEGLFSLASAVADLHTTFFFFFPVWFHLRRDTGLRLIWVAVLGDWLNLVLKWVLFGERPYWWIHETRFYGAGPAPALQQFPITCETGPGSPSGHAMGAAGVWYVMVTALLSIATEKRCPPLLYKFLQLGLWMLMGAVELVVCMSRVYMAAHFPHQVVAGVITGVLVAEVVSREKWIYNASMKKYFYMTLFLTSFAAGFYLLLKAVGVDLLWTLEKAQKWCVRAEWVHLDSTPFASLLRNMGALFGLGLGLHSPLYTETKRKKTSTSFRMGCIIVSLFLLQLLDGWTFSSENHMTFYFLSFGKNAVALLIPTTVVPWALCWICKGERQDKNL; translated from the exons ATGGATCTTCTCCACAGCTGGGGGGTTGAGCTGGCCGTCCACCTGCAGACCAGATACAGCAGGTATGAGGGCTTGTTTAGCCTGGCGTCTGCAGTGGCCGATCTGCACACCacgttcttcttcttcttcccagTCTGGTTCCACCTGCGGAGGGACACGGGGCTCAGGCTCATCTGGGTGGCGGTCCTCGGAGACTGGCTCAACTTGGTGCTGAAATG GGTTCTGTTTGGGGAGAGACCGTACTGGTGGATTCATGAGACCCGGTTTTATGGAGCAGGACCGGCCCCTGCTCTGCAGCAGTTTCCCATCACATGTGAGACTGGACCAG GAAGCCCTTCTGGTCATGCTATGGGTGCAGCTGGAGTCTGGTATGTGATGGTAACAGCGCTACTCTCTATTGCAACGGAGAAGCGATGCCCCCCCCTGCTCTACAA ATTCTTGCAGCTAGGCCTGTGGATGCTGATGGGTGCGGTAGAGCTGGTGGTCTGCATGTCCAGGGTCTACATGGCAGCCCACTTCCCACACCAGGTTGTTGCTGGAGTCATAACAG GTGTACTTGTAGCTGAAGTTGTCTCGAGGGAGAAATGGATCTACAACGCCAGCATGAAGAAATACTTCTACATGACCCTCTTCCTGACCTCCTTCGCTGCTGGCTTCTACCTCCTGCTCAAAGCTGTGGGCGTGGACCTGCTGTGGACCCTGGAGAAAGCCCAGAAGTGGTGCGTGAGGGCGGAGTGGGTCCACCTGGACAGCACGCCCTTTGCCAGCCTGCTGCGTAACATGGGCGCCCTGTTTGGCCTGGGCCTGGGCCTGCACTCGCCCCTCTACACCGAGaccaagaggaagaaaacaagcaCCAGTTTCAGGATGGGATGTATTATTGTCTCCTTATTTCTGCTTCAGCTCTTGGATGGATGGACATTTTCTTCTGAAAATCATATGACTTTCTATTTCCTGTCTTTTGGCAAAAATGCAGTTGCACTTTTAATCCCAACCACTGTGGTTCCCTGGGCTCTCTGCTGGATTTGcaagggagagagacaagacaAGAACTTGTGA